The Mucilaginibacter yixingensis genome window below encodes:
- a CDS encoding alpha-L-fucosidase: MNFIKKSCYAATLLLLLAGGQAGAQQNTPADKMTWWKEAKFGMFIHWGVYAELAGRYQGQEVPKFGEWIMNYAKIPVATYQAYAKQFNPVKYNADAWVKAAKDAGMKYIIITAKHHDGFALFDSKVTDWDVVDATPYGKDLLAQLVAACHRHGMKIGFYYSQSQDWHHPGGAAGSIGTWDKAPKPDTAAKDGHWDVAQNGDYDAYLNKIAVPQVKELLSRYGNIDVLWWDTPVRMTPERAVHFTELLKPYPKLITNNRLGGGVKGDTETPEQFVPATGFPGRTWETCMTMNDTWGFKADDHNWKSSSFLIRNLIDIVSKGGNFLLNVGPTAQGEMPEPSLQRLAEVGKWVKANAESIYGTTASPFPYLSWGRATRKGQKLYLHVFDYPADGMLHVPMTNQITGAHLLAGNGLKLQVLSRKGYSAIKLPVNCPDTVSTVVEVDFKGEPQVLPLPMLGKLVTVSSQKSAEDKPTNISDLDPTTRWTAAAGKHEATVAVDLGAPVAIGSFSIDEPWHPWDHRSQQVQLEYFKNGQWVKATEVNTNGASQTVKMAPVTASKFRLQIKNDFAEPSLMDWQLYRAE; this comes from the coding sequence ATGAACTTTATCAAAAAAAGCTGTTATGCGGCAACGTTGCTGCTGTTATTGGCCGGTGGGCAGGCTGGTGCGCAGCAAAACACACCGGCCGATAAGATGACCTGGTGGAAAGAAGCCAAGTTTGGCATGTTTATCCATTGGGGCGTTTATGCCGAGTTGGCCGGACGCTACCAGGGCCAGGAAGTACCCAAATTTGGCGAGTGGATTATGAATTACGCCAAAATTCCGGTAGCTACTTATCAAGCCTATGCCAAACAGTTTAACCCGGTAAAGTATAATGCCGATGCCTGGGTAAAGGCGGCAAAAGACGCCGGGATGAAGTACATCATCATCACCGCCAAACATCACGATGGTTTTGCCCTGTTTGATTCTAAGGTGACCGACTGGGACGTGGTTGATGCCACGCCTTATGGTAAAGATTTGCTGGCGCAGCTAGTGGCCGCCTGTCATCGTCATGGAATGAAAATCGGCTTTTATTACTCGCAATCGCAAGACTGGCATCACCCCGGAGGGGCTGCCGGTAGCATAGGCACCTGGGATAAAGCGCCAAAACCAGATACAGCCGCCAAAGATGGCCACTGGGATGTTGCCCAAAACGGCGATTATGATGCTTATCTGAACAAGATCGCTGTTCCGCAGGTTAAAGAGCTGCTATCGCGCTATGGTAATATTGACGTGCTTTGGTGGGATACCCCGGTAAGGATGACTCCAGAGCGAGCGGTTCATTTTACTGAATTGCTGAAGCCATACCCAAAGCTCATCACCAATAACCGCTTGGGCGGAGGTGTAAAGGGTGATACAGAAACCCCCGAGCAATTTGTACCCGCAACAGGCTTCCCGGGCCGCACATGGGAAACTTGTATGACCATGAATGATACCTGGGGTTTTAAGGCTGATGACCATAACTGGAAATCATCATCTTTTTTGATCAGAAACCTGATTGATATAGTAAGCAAAGGCGGAAACTTTCTGCTCAACGTAGGCCCAACAGCCCAGGGCGAAATGCCAGAGCCCAGTCTGCAGCGTTTGGCCGAAGTTGGCAAATGGGTAAAAGCAAATGCCGAGTCTATTTATGGTACCACGGCTAGTCCGTTTCCATATCTATCATGGGGTAGGGCAACCCGCAAGGGGCAGAAGCTGTATTTGCATGTTTTTGATTATCCGGCAGATGGCATGCTGCATGTGCCAATGACAAACCAAATTACCGGTGCGCATTTATTGGCGGGCAATGGCCTAAAGCTTCAGGTGCTGTCTCGCAAAGGTTATTCGGCCATCAAGCTACCGGTTAATTGTCCCGACACGGTAAGCACCGTAGTTGAGGTTGATTTTAAAGGCGAGCCGCAAGTTTTACCACTGCCGATGCTAGGTAAGCTGGTTACGGTATCATCACAAAAATCAGCTGAAGATAAACCAACCAACATCAGCGATCTGGACCCTACAACCCGATGGACGGCCGCTGCCGGCAAGCACGAAGCAACAGTAGCGGTTGATTTGGGTGCGCCCGTAGCTATCGGTTCTTTTTCTATTGATGAACCCTGGCACCCCTGGGATCATCGTAGTCAGCAAGTTCAGCTGGAATATTTCAAGAACGGGCAATGGGTAAAAGCAACCGAAGTTAATACCAACGGTGCTTCTCAAACAGTAAAGATGGCGCCGGTAACGGCCAGCAAATTCCGTCTGCAAATTAAAAATGATTTTGCCGAGCCATCATTGATGGATTGGCAGCTTTACCGGGCAGAGTAA
- a CDS encoding Ig-like domain-containing protein gives MKHYTNLCSIALGILCPALLYAQTPVLKVDLNTAERRTAEVNEQGYTAWAVKAGDADAMTLKGVTITFTKKAGDGHIASGYYKTAIQAPYYARLAGDGLMLDGGNTAAAIEMRISGLPAGQHTLLTYHNSLNGKVAAGDAISISVDGQQQVAKLVPTVRVHENAACETAFLKINAQKGKDVVVLFQNTLDAVGHNIIINGFELNTSDLKARAKAPSPANGEEHADADSHSLTLDWADGAQAVSHDVYIGSDSATVAVATHASHEFKGNQKTSSFKLNDVYSMNSYYWRVDELTADGKVSKGEVWFFRPRQLAFVGAEGYGRFARGGRGGKVVEVTNLNDDGPGSFREAVTKDIGPRTIVFNVSGLIRLKSRLTLQQRYITIAGQTAPGKGICIAGAPLGVVNNDDMVRFLRVRIGAGVTYDGMGLTGADNSIVDHCSISWSIDEGFSSRGAHNITLQRTMIAEALNVAGHDHYEAGKAHGFAGSIGGEVGSFHHNLLAHDAGRNWSLAGGADGDGNYLGKMDIRNNVVYNWDHRATDGGAREVNFVGNYYKPGAATTFFWALNAQHEGYGGGMQRYYFAGNVMPGHFDLSNQEAGRTETGKKVDYQTFLDKPFFESYVTTQSAEDAYKDVLSDVGCNQPQFDDHDIRIVNETLKGTYSIRGSKSGKPGLPDNQNDVGGWENYPEVHRDANFDTDHDGLPDWWEKLHGTNVNSPKGDFSDANADSKKDGFTELDEYLGWLADTHLEAQAGKSVTIDLKTLTRGYTKKPVYQTDKVVNGQAAVSKDGVVTFTAGKAGLASFQYTVTDAAKSTFTRQVNVLVQ, from the coding sequence ATGAAACATTACACCAATCTATGCAGCATTGCCCTGGGCATTTTGTGCCCCGCGCTCTTGTATGCACAAACTCCTGTACTAAAAGTTGACCTAAACACGGCCGAACGTCGCACTGCCGAGGTGAACGAACAAGGCTACACCGCCTGGGCCGTTAAAGCTGGCGATGCCGATGCCATGACATTGAAGGGAGTAACCATTACCTTCACTAAAAAGGCTGGCGATGGCCACATTGCTTCGGGTTATTACAAAACCGCAATCCAGGCTCCTTACTATGCTCGTTTGGCAGGCGATGGCCTGATGCTTGACGGTGGTAACACTGCCGCAGCAATTGAGATGCGCATCAGCGGCTTGCCTGCTGGTCAGCACACGTTACTAACTTACCACAACAGCCTAAACGGTAAAGTTGCTGCGGGCGACGCTATCAGTATTTCTGTAGACGGCCAGCAGCAGGTAGCCAAACTGGTACCAACTGTTCGCGTGCATGAAAATGCGGCTTGCGAAACCGCATTTTTGAAAATCAATGCTCAAAAAGGTAAAGATGTAGTGGTATTATTCCAGAATACATTAGATGCCGTTGGCCACAACATTATTATTAACGGTTTTGAGCTGAATACATCAGACCTGAAAGCCCGCGCAAAAGCACCTTCACCGGCCAATGGCGAGGAGCACGCCGATGCAGACAGCCACTCGCTTACTTTAGATTGGGCTGATGGCGCACAAGCCGTATCACATGATGTGTATATTGGTTCAGACTCAGCTACCGTTGCGGTGGCTACACACGCATCACATGAGTTTAAAGGCAATCAAAAAACATCTTCATTTAAACTGAATGATGTTTATAGCATGAACTCTTACTACTGGCGTGTTGACGAACTGACAGCCGATGGTAAAGTAAGCAAAGGCGAGGTATGGTTCTTCCGTCCGCGTCAGCTGGCGTTTGTTGGTGCCGAAGGCTACGGCCGTTTTGCCCGTGGTGGTCGCGGCGGCAAAGTAGTTGAGGTAACCAACCTGAACGATGATGGTCCTGGTAGTTTCCGCGAAGCGGTGACTAAAGATATCGGTCCGCGGACTATCGTTTTCAATGTTTCTGGCTTGATCCGGTTAAAATCACGTCTTACCCTGCAACAACGCTACATTACCATCGCTGGTCAAACAGCTCCGGGTAAAGGCATCTGTATAGCAGGCGCTCCGCTGGGCGTGGTTAATAATGACGATATGGTGCGTTTCTTGCGTGTACGCATTGGTGCTGGTGTTACTTATGATGGTATGGGCCTTACCGGCGCAGATAACAGCATCGTAGACCACTGCTCAATCAGCTGGTCTATTGACGAAGGTTTCAGCTCACGTGGCGCACACAACATCACTCTGCAACGCACTATGATTGCCGAGGCATTGAACGTAGCCGGTCACGATCATTACGAAGCTGGCAAAGCACACGGTTTTGCAGGTAGCATTGGCGGCGAGGTTGGTAGCTTTCACCACAATTTGCTGGCTCATGATGCAGGTCGTAACTGGAGTTTAGCTGGTGGTGCCGATGGTGATGGCAACTATCTGGGCAAAATGGATATCCGTAACAACGTAGTTTACAACTGGGATCATCGCGCTACCGACGGCGGTGCCCGCGAGGTAAACTTTGTAGGTAACTACTATAAACCAGGTGCGGCAACTACTTTTTTCTGGGCGCTTAATGCCCAGCATGAGGGCTATGGCGGTGGCATGCAGCGTTATTATTTTGCAGGTAACGTAATGCCAGGTCACTTTGACCTGAGCAATCAGGAAGCCGGCCGTACAGAAACTGGTAAAAAAGTAGATTATCAGACTTTCCTTGATAAGCCGTTCTTCGAATCATACGTAACTACACAGAGCGCTGAGGATGCTTATAAAGATGTGTTGTCTGACGTTGGTTGTAACCAGCCACAGTTTGACGATCATGATATTCGTATCGTAAACGAAACCCTGAAAGGTACCTACAGCATCAGAGGCAGCAAAAGTGGTAAACCTGGTTTGCCCGACAATCAAAATGATGTAGGTGGCTGGGAAAACTATCCGGAAGTGCACCGCGATGCAAACTTTGATACCGACCACGACGGTTTGCCTGACTGGTGGGAGAAATTGCACGGCACAAATGTTAACTCACCTAAAGGTGATTTCTCTGACGCTAACGCAGATAGCAAGAAAGACGGTTTCACCGAGTTAGACGAGTACCTGGGCTGGTTAGCCGACACTCACCTGGAAGCACAGGCTGGAAAATCGGTAACCATCGATCTGAAAACGTTGACACGCGGTTATACCAAAAAACCGGTGTATCAAACAGATAAAGTAGTAAACGGTCAGGCTGCGGTAAGCAAAGATGGCGTTGTAACTTTCACTGCGGGAAAAGCCGGACTGGCATCTTTCCAATACACAGTTACTGATGCTGCAAAAAGCACCTTTACCCGCCAGGTGAACGTACTTGTTCAGTAA
- a CDS encoding ATP-binding protein has protein sequence MRAGLITVALLALCRLSIAQTAPFVIHYGTEEGLPQKNVMNIMQDKKGFMWFTTWDGLAKFDGADFYSYKVKKDDNPGMRSDRFDGMWLDKYGYIWANSYEGEMYRFNPRTENFQSIKSIPALKSFVAHGIKMMPSGKKWLLNKDFGAICFKDTAFTPVVLTKSNKGLPQNRVNAVAEDQHNNSWLLTSNGIVTLSANLAPSHRYFTSSNSNVHKSFYCALPVGNQLWIGADSGCIYIYDDLLKKFEIRKTGTTAHIKDIKNIDADNLLITSAHNDFFVFNRKTNQFAAYQLSALRPTTFTKINSCYIDRSKNIWLETDETGVSKFSFATRKFKHFDFKLPDIEAGPAGPRFFIWEDRKNRVWMQPVGGGLGVYDPITDDLKHFDIPYYDHKLSMILHAGYSDRQGDLWVSTRAGGLHKILFNDSEFKSHSVDPDTNSVPNNDVRSILEDHLHRVWIATKAGKIFIYSSAGKNLGELNHPGNISTSQPITGFTYAFTEDVANQVWIGTKGKGLYRLTPAGGNFNTYKVTHFGHDAANTYSLSDDRVYSIFVDPSQHIWVTTYGGGLNLMDNHIDGRFYNPYNVLKGFPMNVGKRTRIVSGDNYGNIYIGTPLGLLVTHPNYEHPEQMQFRHFERSPAKGSIGANDIYDVHTSKSGDTYIASFGGGLNKVQKRDKQGLPLSFVTYNTNNGLSSDLLQQIQEDNSGKLWLVTENSVSRFDPKEKSFETYYDLSRLIRGEVFSEGGDTQTDKGVMLLGYSRGLITIDPDKLSPETFNPYMALTNLRIANKDVTVGDTSALPQQIDELSNFKLDHRQNFVSFEFAALDFKNTDRINYAYRLDGVDNDWVYTKQREASYSNLAPGKYVFRVRSTNGHGKWINNEHRISMVIVPAFWQTGWAWAFYILASGLLIFLGLRWIYYYYRLKDRLLLEQEQAEMKNNFFTDVSHEIRTPLTMIVSPLERLLDEESFTPKATEHLQLIHKNATRMLRLVNQVLDLRKMESQLLIIREVKLFDAVADIINSFKPIAALSGVDLQVEERTPGLSIWVDQDGFEKMIYNLVSNALKHTSRGDKVKAEIFMEDDHPVVRICDSGRGMNKELVQKLFSRFLSHNPNKSQPSTGIGLSIVKEIADRHHARIVVESTELVGSTFTLFFEPGNTHFSDDKNVVILKNDQSSSGNNTLEEFSQEETETQQLAASNTILVIEDDEDLRNYLVDTLQSLYNVLSAPNAETGFEIAVNQTPDFILSDMMMPGMGGLGLLKKLRTTATTSHIPLVFLTARTDEATELTAYDYGAEAFMTKPFSAKVLRSRIKTILDQRQRLYRSFSERTTEVAEPVEPNTISIPAPPVEKAPKLTKLDEQFLKKIRIEIDNHIAEADYTVEDLIATMPMSRTVLVKKLKSLTGQSPVEFMRYVKIHHAAKLMETENYAIKEISHMVGITDTKYFAQRFKEVMGEMPSEYKARFK, from the coding sequence ATGAGAGCCGGACTTATTACTGTGGCATTGCTTGCGCTTTGCCGTTTATCGATTGCACAAACCGCCCCATTTGTCATTCACTACGGGACAGAGGAGGGCTTGCCGCAAAAAAATGTCATGAACATTATGCAAGACAAGAAAGGTTTCATGTGGTTTACCACCTGGGATGGCCTTGCTAAATTTGACGGCGCCGATTTCTACTCCTACAAAGTAAAGAAAGACGATAACCCCGGTATGCGCAGCGATCGGTTTGACGGCATGTGGCTTGATAAATACGGCTACATCTGGGCAAACTCATACGAGGGTGAGATGTACCGCTTTAACCCACGTACAGAAAATTTTCAAAGCATCAAATCAATCCCGGCCTTAAAAAGTTTTGTTGCACATGGCATTAAAATGATGCCGTCAGGTAAAAAGTGGCTGCTGAATAAAGACTTTGGGGCGATATGCTTTAAAGATACCGCATTTACGCCTGTGGTACTTACCAAAAGTAACAAAGGCCTGCCCCAAAACCGGGTAAACGCAGTAGCCGAAGATCAGCATAACAATAGCTGGCTACTCACCAGCAACGGTATAGTTACTTTATCTGCCAATCTTGCCCCCAGCCATCGTTATTTTACCAGCAGCAATAGTAATGTGCATAAATCATTCTATTGTGCTTTACCAGTGGGCAATCAATTATGGATAGGTGCAGATTCTGGTTGTATTTATATCTATGATGATCTGTTAAAAAAATTCGAGATCCGTAAAACTGGTACAACCGCGCATATTAAGGATATCAAAAACATTGATGCCGATAATTTGCTCATCACCTCGGCTCATAATGATTTCTTTGTGTTTAACCGCAAAACTAACCAGTTTGCGGCTTACCAGTTGTCTGCCTTGCGGCCAACAACTTTTACCAAAATCAACTCCTGCTATATAGATCGTTCTAAAAACATCTGGCTGGAAACAGATGAAACCGGGGTATCTAAATTCTCATTCGCAACACGCAAGTTCAAGCATTTCGATTTCAAACTACCCGATATTGAGGCCGGTCCGGCCGGTCCGCGCTTTTTTATCTGGGAAGACCGGAAAAACCGGGTGTGGATGCAACCTGTAGGCGGTGGCTTAGGGGTGTATGACCCGATAACTGATGATCTTAAACATTTTGACATCCCCTATTATGATCATAAACTGTCAATGATACTGCATGCCGGCTATTCAGACCGGCAGGGCGATTTATGGGTGAGCACACGGGCCGGAGGCTTACATAAAATACTTTTTAACGATAGCGAATTTAAATCCCATTCGGTTGATCCGGATACCAACTCGGTGCCTAATAACGATGTAAGATCCATTCTTGAAGATCACCTGCATCGGGTATGGATAGCTACCAAAGCAGGAAAGATATTCATTTACTCATCTGCCGGAAAAAACCTGGGCGAGTTAAATCATCCGGGAAATATTAGCACCAGCCAGCCTATAACCGGTTTTACCTATGCGTTTACAGAGGATGTCGCAAACCAGGTATGGATAGGTACTAAAGGTAAAGGGCTTTATCGCCTCACCCCTGCCGGTGGCAATTTTAACACTTACAAAGTCACTCATTTTGGGCACGATGCTGCCAATACTTACAGTTTGAGTGATGACCGGGTATACAGCATCTTCGTCGACCCGAGTCAGCACATTTGGGTAACCACTTATGGCGGCGGCCTTAATTTGATGGATAACCATATTGATGGCCGGTTTTACAATCCATATAACGTGCTCAAAGGCTTCCCCATGAACGTAGGCAAGCGTACACGCATTGTTTCTGGTGATAATTATGGCAACATTTATATAGGCACCCCGCTTGGCTTGCTGGTAACCCACCCTAACTATGAGCATCCCGAGCAAATGCAATTCAGGCATTTTGAACGTTCACCGGCAAAGGGCAGCATCGGGGCTAATGATATTTATGATGTACATACCTCCAAAAGCGGCGACACCTACATTGCCAGTTTTGGCGGCGGTTTAAATAAAGTACAGAAACGAGATAAACAAGGTTTGCCCTTAAGCTTTGTTACTTATAACACCAATAACGGCCTAAGTTCTGACCTGCTGCAGCAGATACAGGAAGACAACAGCGGTAAGTTATGGCTGGTGACAGAGAATTCAGTATCACGTTTTGATCCGAAGGAAAAATCGTTTGAGACTTACTATGACCTTTCGCGCCTTATACGCGGCGAGGTTTTTTCTGAAGGTGGCGATACCCAAACAGATAAAGGGGTAATGCTATTAGGCTATTCGCGAGGCTTAATTACCATTGATCCGGACAAGCTATCGCCAGAGACTTTCAATCCTTATATGGCACTTACCAATTTGCGTATTGCCAATAAAGATGTAACTGTTGGCGACACTTCGGCGCTTCCGCAACAAATAGATGAGCTATCAAACTTTAAACTAGACCACCGGCAAAACTTTGTAAGCTTTGAATTTGCCGCACTAGACTTTAAGAATACCGATCGTATTAATTATGCCTACCGTTTGGATGGGGTTGATAACGATTGGGTTTACACCAAACAACGCGAGGCCAGCTATAGCAACCTGGCGCCGGGCAAATATGTTTTCCGCGTGCGGTCTACCAACGGCCACGGCAAATGGATTAACAATGAGCATCGTATCAGCATGGTAATTGTGCCGGCTTTTTGGCAAACTGGCTGGGCATGGGCGTTTTATATTTTAGCCAGCGGTTTGCTCATCTTTTTGGGATTAAGATGGATTTACTATTACTATCGCCTGAAAGACCGCCTGCTGCTGGAACAGGAACAGGCCGAAATGAAAAACAATTTCTTCACCGATGTTTCTCATGAAATCAGGACGCCGCTCACCATGATCGTGTCTCCGTTGGAACGCTTGCTGGATGAAGAGTCTTTTACACCTAAAGCAACAGAACACCTGCAACTCATCCACAAAAATGCTACCCGCATGCTTAGATTGGTAAACCAGGTATTGGATTTGCGTAAGATGGAAAGCCAACTCCTCATTATTCGCGAAGTAAAACTGTTTGATGCAGTGGCCGATATTATTAACTCTTTTAAACCGATAGCCGCGTTATCTGGTGTGGATCTGCAGGTAGAAGAGAGAACGCCAGGCCTGAGCATTTGGGTTGATCAGGATGGATTTGAAAAAATGATCTATAATCTGGTTTCAAACGCGCTAAAACATACCTCACGCGGAGACAAGGTTAAAGCCGAAATTTTTATGGAGGACGATCATCCGGTTGTACGTATTTGTGACAGCGGCCGGGGTATGAATAAGGAGCTGGTGCAAAAACTATTCAGTCGTTTCCTGTCGCATAACCCTAATAAGAGTCAACCAAGTACAGGCATCGGCCTATCTATTGTAAAAGAGATTGCCGACCGCCATCATGCGCGCATAGTAGTAGAGAGTACAGAACTGGTAGGGAGCACATTTACGTTATTCTTTGAACCTGGCAATACACATTTTAGCGATGATAAAAACGTTGTGATTCTTAAAAACGACCAATCTTCATCAGGCAATAATACTTTAGAAGAGTTTTCGCAGGAGGAAACAGAAACACAACAATTGGCTGCAAGTAATACCATATTGGTGATTGAAGACGATGAAGATCTGCGCAATTACCTGGTAGATACGCTGCAATCGCTCTATAACGTACTATCGGCCCCTAATGCAGAAACCGGCTTTGAGATAGCAGTTAACCAAACACCAGATTTTATTTTGAGTGATATGATGATGCCGGGCATGGGCGGGTTAGGCTTACTTAAAAAGCTGCGTACTACGGCAACAACCAGCCATATCCCACTGGTTTTCCTCACCGCACGAACTGATGAGGCCACTGAGCTAACGGCTTATGATTATGGTGCCGAGGCATTTATGACCAAACCTTTCAGCGCCAAAGTTTTGCGCTCTCGCATTAAAACCATTTTAGATCAGCGGCAGCGCTTATACCGATCGTTCTCAGAACGTACAACAGAAGTTGCCGAGCCGGTTGAACCTAACACTATCAGTATCCCCGCTCCACCGGTAGAAAAAGCGCCGAAACTCACCAAGCTGGATGAGCAGTTTCTAAAAAAGATACGTATCGAGATTGACAATCATATTGCCGAGGCTGACTATACGGTAGAAGACCTGATTGCCACCATGCCTATGAGCCGCACAGTGCTGGTCAAAAAGTTAAAAAGCTTAACCGGCCAGAGCCCCGTAGAGTTTATGCGCTATGTAAAAATTCACCATGCGGCAAAATTGATGGAGACTGAGAATTATGCTATTAAAGAAATATCGCACATGGTGGGCATAACCGATACCAAATACTTTGCCCAAAGATTTAAAGAAGTAATGGGTGAAATGCCAAGCGAATATAAGGCGAGGTTTAAATGA